One genomic segment of Amycolatopsis sp. WQ 127309 includes these proteins:
- a CDS encoding GH92 family glycosyl hydrolase yields the protein MSDAVFFSSFETGDPQPVDPALRVDRGPDRSPTAKTGVGFTGAHALRYTARPRGVLFELDAPVTDRTELSYVVFPRSDGEIPAYHATWVSLDVEFADGTSAGFDPVDDKTLWVDQWNPVRRALGAFAGRRIARIVLRTASPEGEITGWLDDVRITEREDAPREPADLVRTTRGTHSSGDYSRGNNFPATAVPHGFNFWTPVTDAGVTNWIYSYHRHNDEQNRPALQAFALSHQPSPWMGDRHTFHIMPGTGPVEPDRRKRALAFSHDDETDSPHHYGVRFANGMTADLAPADHAAILRCTFPDKHGWLLFDNVGHRGGLRLNADTGVVTGHTWVRSRLSAGARRMFVYAQTDAPATRGTKYRRPWRRVSGYFEFDGPEVTLRIATSLISLAQAKRNLELEIPAGTTFEQVRAQARERWQEQLGRIEVEGATDDQRTTLYSNLYRLFLYPNSAHENTPKGIRHASPVVPRRWPSTRKRTGAKVVDGEMFVNNGFWDTYRTTWPAYALLTPAHCGRMIDGFVQQYREGGWISRWSSPGYADLMTGTSSDVAFADAYLKGVRGFDVEAAFDAGLKNATVTPPHRSVGRKGLDRSIFLGYTPTSVHEGLSWALEGCINDFGLANLSTALSRESDGPRARMYADYATYFRERAQHYVHHFDPKIGFFQGRKRDGGRKFAPEGYDPAAWGGDFVETNAWNTAFTAPHDGPGLAALHGGNAGLEAKLDTFFATPETGQRPGAYGGLIHEMTEARDVRMGQYGHSNQPSHHIPYTYNHAGAPAKTQRVVREVLRRLYLGSELGQGYPGDEDNGEMSAWYLFSALGFYPLAVGSPRYAIGSPLFEKATVHLGDGKKLVVHAPGNTDDTVYVRGLTVDGAPHDATTISHATLAGGAELVFDLTTEPTTWGAPPPPAEQPAPVTDLTGTATSSDGTRTLGALFDDTTGTQVTFRGAEPVVEFTVTGDPREVTMYTLTSGTRRGDPSAWTLEGSDDGTDWTTLDERTGELFRWRRQTRPFVLATPAAHARYRLRITATRGRRAALAQWELLAR from the coding sequence ATGTCCGACGCCGTGTTCTTCTCCTCTTTCGAAACCGGTGACCCGCAGCCGGTGGACCCCGCGCTGCGGGTCGATCGTGGGCCGGACCGGTCCCCCACGGCCAAGACCGGCGTCGGCTTCACCGGGGCCCACGCCCTGCGCTACACCGCGCGTCCCCGGGGTGTCCTGTTCGAGCTCGACGCACCCGTCACCGACCGCACCGAGCTGTCCTATGTGGTCTTCCCGCGGTCCGACGGGGAGATCCCGGCCTACCACGCGACCTGGGTCAGCCTCGACGTCGAGTTCGCCGACGGCACGTCGGCCGGGTTCGACCCCGTGGACGACAAGACGCTGTGGGTGGACCAGTGGAACCCCGTCCGCCGCGCGCTCGGCGCGTTCGCCGGGCGCCGGATCGCCCGGATCGTGCTGCGGACCGCGTCCCCCGAAGGCGAGATCACCGGCTGGCTCGACGACGTCCGGATCACCGAGCGGGAGGACGCGCCGCGCGAGCCCGCCGACCTCGTCCGCACCACCCGCGGCACGCACTCCAGCGGCGACTACTCCCGCGGCAACAACTTCCCCGCGACGGCGGTGCCGCACGGGTTCAACTTCTGGACCCCGGTCACCGACGCCGGCGTCACCAACTGGATCTACTCCTACCACCGCCACAACGACGAGCAGAACCGTCCCGCGCTGCAGGCGTTCGCGCTGAGCCACCAGCCGAGCCCGTGGATGGGCGACCGGCACACCTTCCACATCATGCCCGGCACCGGCCCGGTCGAGCCGGACCGCCGCAAGCGCGCGCTCGCCTTCTCCCACGACGACGAGACCGACTCGCCGCACCACTACGGCGTCCGGTTCGCCAACGGCATGACCGCCGATCTCGCACCGGCCGACCACGCGGCGATCCTGCGGTGCACCTTCCCCGACAAGCACGGCTGGCTGCTGTTCGACAACGTCGGCCACCGCGGTGGCCTGCGGCTGAACGCCGACACCGGCGTCGTCACCGGCCACACCTGGGTCCGCAGCCGCCTCTCGGCCGGCGCGCGCCGGATGTTCGTCTACGCCCAGACCGACGCCCCCGCCACCCGCGGCACCAAGTACCGCCGGCCCTGGCGGCGCGTCTCGGGCTACTTCGAGTTCGACGGCCCCGAGGTGACGCTGCGGATCGCGACGTCGCTGATCAGCCTCGCCCAGGCCAAACGCAACCTCGAACTCGAGATCCCCGCCGGGACGACGTTCGAGCAGGTCCGGGCGCAGGCGCGGGAGCGGTGGCAGGAGCAGCTCGGCCGGATCGAGGTCGAAGGCGCCACCGACGACCAGCGCACCACGCTCTACTCGAACCTCTACCGGCTGTTCCTGTACCCGAACAGCGCGCACGAGAACACGCCCAAGGGGATCCGGCACGCGAGCCCGGTCGTGCCCCGGCGGTGGCCGAGCACCCGCAAGCGCACCGGCGCGAAGGTCGTGGACGGCGAGATGTTCGTCAACAACGGCTTCTGGGACACCTACCGCACCACCTGGCCCGCGTACGCGCTGCTCACCCCGGCCCACTGCGGAAGGATGATCGACGGGTTCGTCCAGCAGTACCGCGAAGGCGGCTGGATCTCCCGGTGGTCGTCCCCGGGGTACGCCGACCTGATGACCGGCACCAGCTCGGACGTCGCGTTCGCCGACGCCTACCTCAAGGGCGTCCGCGGCTTCGACGTCGAGGCCGCCTTCGACGCCGGCCTGAAGAACGCCACCGTCACCCCGCCGCACCGCTCGGTCGGCCGCAAGGGCCTCGACCGGTCCATCTTCCTCGGCTACACGCCGACGTCCGTCCACGAAGGACTCTCCTGGGCCCTGGAAGGCTGTATCAACGACTTCGGCCTCGCCAACCTCTCGACGGCACTTTCACGTGAAAGTGACGGGCCGCGCGCCCGGATGTATGCCGACTACGCCACCTACTTCCGCGAGCGCGCGCAGCACTACGTCCACCACTTCGACCCGAAGATCGGCTTCTTCCAGGGCCGCAAGCGCGACGGCGGCCGCAAATTCGCCCCCGAGGGCTACGACCCGGCCGCGTGGGGCGGCGACTTCGTCGAGACCAACGCCTGGAACACCGCCTTCACCGCCCCCCACGACGGCCCCGGCCTCGCCGCCCTGCACGGCGGCAACGCCGGCCTCGAAGCCAAGCTCGACACCTTCTTCGCCACCCCCGAAACCGGGCAGCGACCCGGCGCGTACGGCGGCCTCATCCACGAGATGACCGAAGCCCGTGACGTCCGGATGGGCCAGTACGGCCACTCCAACCAGCCCTCACACCACATCCCCTACACCTACAACCACGCCGGCGCACCCGCGAAGACCCAGCGCGTCGTGCGCGAGGTGCTGCGCCGGCTCTACCTCGGCAGCGAGCTCGGCCAGGGCTACCCCGGCGACGAGGACAACGGCGAGATGTCCGCCTGGTACCTCTTCAGCGCCCTCGGCTTCTACCCGCTGGCCGTCGGCAGCCCGCGCTACGCGATCGGCTCGCCGCTGTTCGAGAAGGCGACCGTGCACCTCGGCGACGGCAAGAAGCTCGTCGTCCACGCACCCGGCAACACCGACGACACGGTCTACGTCCGCGGCCTCACCGTCGACGGCGCCCCGCACGACGCCACCACGATCTCCCACGCCACCCTCGCCGGCGGCGCCGAACTCGTCTTCGACCTCACCACCGAACCGACGACCTGGGGCGCCCCGCCGCCGCCCGCCGAACAGCCGGCCCCGGTCACCGACCTCACCGGCACCGCGACCAGCTCCGACGGCACCCGCACGCTGGGCGCGCTGTTCGACGACACCACCGGCACCCAGGTCACCTTCCGCGGCGCCGAGCCGGTCGTCGAGTTCACCGTCACCGGCGACCCCCGCGAGGTCACGATGTACACGCTCACCTCCGGCACCCGCCGCGGCGACCCCAGCGCCTGGACCCTCGAAGGCTCCGACGACGGCACCGACTGGACGACACTCGACGAACGCACCGGCGAACTGTTCCGCTGGCGCCGCCAGACCCGCCCGTTCGTCCTCGCCACCCCGGCCGCGCACGCGCGCTACCGGCTGCGGATCACCGCCACCCGCGGCCGCCGGGCCGCCCTCGCCCAGTGGGAGCTGCTCGCCCGATGA
- a CDS encoding alpha/beta fold hydrolase gives MGTHTVRHEGADLSYDLRGAGPLLLLIAGLGGDAARYAGLAEQLSDDYTVVTYDRRRTGRSTGRDTDFDLAQQARDAAAVIRSARPATARAVVFGQGGGGSIAFELAAHQPDVVTELVVHDAPSLALLPDAPQRLAFARQVRTTYTQRGAVPALELLGASPADFPEPAAADYFLRREFLPIALSTPDLDAVRRTGIPVVTAAGAGNRDACHAQAARLQAEHLACRYVEFPGDHLGFVSEPGPFAETLAKELAGLRRP, from the coding sequence GTGGGCACGCACACCGTCCGGCACGAGGGCGCCGACCTCAGCTACGACCTCCGGGGCGCCGGCCCGCTCCTGCTCCTGATCGCCGGCCTCGGCGGTGACGCCGCGCGTTACGCCGGACTCGCGGAGCAGCTGTCGGACGACTACACCGTGGTGACCTACGACCGGCGGCGCACCGGGCGCAGCACCGGCCGCGACACCGACTTCGACCTGGCGCAGCAGGCCCGGGACGCCGCCGCGGTCATCCGCTCGGCCCGCCCCGCCACGGCCCGCGCGGTGGTGTTCGGCCAGGGCGGCGGCGGGTCGATCGCGTTCGAGCTGGCCGCGCACCAGCCGGACGTCGTCACCGAGCTCGTCGTCCACGACGCCCCCAGCCTGGCGCTGCTGCCCGACGCCCCGCAGCGGCTGGCGTTCGCCCGGCAGGTCCGGACCACCTACACGCAGCGCGGCGCGGTCCCGGCGCTGGAGCTGCTCGGCGCGTCCCCGGCCGACTTCCCCGAACCGGCGGCCGCCGACTACTTCCTGCGCCGGGAGTTCCTGCCGATCGCCCTGTCCACCCCGGACCTCGACGCCGTCCGCCGCACCGGGATCCCGGTGGTCACCGCCGCCGGCGCCGGCAACCGGGACGCCTGCCACGCCCAAGCCGCGCGGCTGCAGGCCGAGCACCTGGCCTGCCGCTACGTCGAGTTCCCCGGCGACCACCTCGGCTTCGTGTCCGAACCGGGCCCCTTCGCCGAGACCCTCGCCAAGGAACTGGCCGGCCTGCGCCGCCCCTGA
- a CDS encoding YciI family protein translates to MRSTRRPRRTTTCRTPSAARPPDSARRSSPAVVRSVKASLPALTAGKEAFTAFGMDPMIARGPTMDGDTPTGSVHVLDLPDPAAARAFAFDEPGYQAGAYRDVLLRRWRNTLGRIMGDFPGGRTGGRRYLVLGLGSETPADLGRPARAKP, encoded by the coding sequence GTGCGATCAACTCGCCGGCCCCGACGGACTACGACCTGCCGAACACCGTCCGCGGCCCGTCCGCCGGACAGTGCGCGAAGATCTAGTCCCGCAGTAGTCAGGTCCGTGAAGGCCTCCTTACCGGCTCTTACCGCCGGTAAGGAGGCCTTCACGGCTTTCGGAATGGACCCGATGATCGCCCGCGGCCCGACGATGGACGGGGACACGCCCACCGGCAGCGTCCACGTCCTCGACCTGCCGGATCCCGCCGCGGCTCGCGCGTTCGCCTTCGACGAGCCGGGCTACCAGGCCGGGGCGTACCGGGACGTGCTGCTGCGCCGGTGGCGCAACACCTTGGGCCGCATCATGGGTGACTTCCCGGGCGGGCGCACCGGTGGCCGCCGGTACCTGGTGCTCGGCCTCGGTTCCGAAACACCGGCCGACCTCGGCCGCCCCGCCCGAGCAAAGCCGTGA